One window from the genome of Candidatus Chlorohelix allophototropha encodes:
- the nadD gene encoding nicotinate-nucleotide adenylyltransferase, producing MQRIGIIGGTFDPIHTGHLIIAQEAAWRIGLDKVLFVPAGNPPHKRNQQVTEAYHRLEMVRLAIEGNPLFELSLVDAERLGYSYTADMLQELRLEISDSELYFIIGADAASELVNWYKPEKVLALANLAVVSRPGYSLNLDDLKERFPEIESRMVLIDSAMIQLAANQIRQYVQQGEPIRYLVPPSVEAYIYKERLYSPPESSK from the coding sequence TTGCAGCGAATCGGCATAATCGGCGGCACTTTTGACCCGATCCATACCGGGCATTTGATTATAGCGCAGGAAGCCGCTTGGCGGATTGGGTTAGATAAGGTCTTATTTGTACCGGCGGGCAATCCACCGCATAAACGCAATCAGCAGGTTACGGAGGCGTATCACCGCCTTGAAATGGTGCGGTTGGCTATCGAAGGAAATCCACTTTTTGAGCTTTCTCTGGTGGATGCTGAACGGCTTGGCTATTCTTATACCGCCGATATGCTACAAGAACTCCGCCTTGAGATCAGCGATTCCGAACTGTACTTTATTATCGGTGCAGATGCTGCCTCCGAATTGGTAAATTGGTACAAACCGGAAAAAGTGCTGGCACTGGCTAACTTGGCGGTGGTGAGTCGTCCCGGTTATAGTCTTAATCTTGATGATTTAAAAGAACGCTTTCCTGAGATTGAAAGCCGCATGGTGTTAATCGATTCTGCTATGATACAATTGGCGGCAAACCAGATTCGCCAGTATGTGCAGCAAGGTGAGCCGATTCGTTATCTTGTCCCGCCTTCGGTAGAAGCCTATATTTACAAGGAGCGTCTCTACTCTCCGCCTGAGAGTTCAAAATAA
- a CDS encoding PQQ-dependent sugar dehydrogenase, with product MISNRFKPMALILALFAIINLLVACGNEAITTITPATTTSTTLATTSASTTAATTPLQTSATTATTAATTVVSTTPAIIASKVATSAQPTPTIGNVYPSGPAPTAATPTGGLVSVQLQIPEQLRKRGFTVSHTLNLPAGFSASLYALLDEGVRFMTLSPDGVVFVSEMGSGQVVLLKDNNGVAERVSFAVGLDAPHGLAFHVSNGITYLYVAEMTRVVRFAYQPGQQRADKKETIVTGIPGGGNHRTRTIVFGKDGKMYLSVGSSCNVCEESDQRRGSVLQFNDDGTNGRIFSTGLRNGVGLVVNPFTGELWETENGRDSLGDNIPPEEINILTDGGHYGWPYCYSNGVWDGNFGKRDQAFCNTTIKPVLPMQAHSAPLGIDIYTGKQFPVDYMGDAFVGFHGSWNRNEKTGYKVVRLRVKDGRPVSYEDFATGWLVNGQAWGRPVMPMMAADGSLLLSDDMANAVYRITYTRQ from the coding sequence GTGATTTCAAATAGATTTAAGCCTATGGCATTAATTCTGGCGCTATTTGCTATCATTAATTTGCTGGTAGCCTGTGGCAACGAAGCCATTACTACAATTACGCCAGCCACAACTACTTCCACAACTCTTGCCACTACTAGCGCTTCTACTACTGCTGCGACAACGCCGCTTCAAACCAGCGCCACGACCGCTACTACTGCTGCAACTACTGTGGTGTCAACCACGCCCGCAATAATCGCTTCTAAGGTAGCAACCAGTGCGCAACCTACGCCCACAATCGGAAATGTTTATCCTTCCGGTCCTGCCCCAACTGCGGCTACACCCACGGGTGGTTTAGTGTCGGTGCAATTGCAAATACCTGAGCAATTACGTAAGCGCGGTTTTACTGTCTCCCACACCTTAAATTTACCCGCCGGGTTTTCCGCTTCACTTTACGCCTTGCTGGATGAAGGGGTACGCTTTATGACCCTCAGCCCGGATGGGGTAGTGTTTGTCAGCGAAATGGGTAGCGGTCAGGTGGTGTTGTTAAAGGATAACAACGGCGTGGCGGAACGGGTCAGTTTCGCTGTTGGGTTGGATGCGCCGCATGGTTTGGCATTCCATGTCAGCAATGGTATTACCTACTTATACGTGGCGGAAATGACTCGCGTGGTGCGGTTCGCATATCAACCCGGTCAACAACGCGCCGATAAAAAAGAAACCATCGTTACCGGAATACCGGGTGGGGGTAATCATCGCACTCGCACAATTGTGTTCGGCAAGGACGGCAAGATGTATCTTTCAGTGGGTAGCAGTTGCAACGTGTGCGAGGAATCTGACCAACGCCGCGGTTCGGTGCTACAATTTAACGATGACGGTACTAACGGGCGTATATTTTCCACAGGACTACGCAATGGGGTTGGTCTGGTGGTGAATCCGTTTACAGGCGAACTTTGGGAAACTGAAAATGGGCGTGATAGTCTCGGCGACAATATACCTCCCGAAGAAATAAATATTCTGACGGATGGCGGACATTACGGCTGGCCCTATTGCTATAGCAACGGCGTGTGGGATGGCAATTTTGGTAAGCGCGATCAGGCGTTTTGCAACACTACCATTAAGCCTGTCTTGCCAATGCAGGCACACAGCGCGCCACTTGGAATAGATATTTACACTGGAAAACAGTTCCCGGTGGATTATATGGGCGATGCCTTTGTAGGCTTTCACGGCTCATGGAATCGTAACGAAAAGACTGGCTATAAAGTGGTGCGGTTGAGGGTTAAAGATGGTCGTCCGGTAAGCTATGAGGATTTTGCTACCGGGTGGTTGGTAAATGGACAAGCTTGGGGTCGCCCGGTAATGCCGATGATGGCGGCAGACGGCAGCCTTTTGCTTAGCGATGATATGGCGAATGCGGTTTACAGGATTACATATACCCGGCAGTAA
- a CDS encoding HAD family hydrolase, whose translation MTIRAVLLDLGDTLISGNITSGDTETIWEEVYCTLINPCHDSSIPSLPTIRAAIKEHVHNQMAQVWKYKIEKEQDALEMYNIAFAATGFEVDTCFIHRVLELEHKLLYRHLVRVGPTVFSTLQLLRERGYLLGLCSNFCNLTEVVYESLREVKLLEQFDQTAVSCEVGWRKPSPRIYAAICERLAVAPEECLFVGDRLIEDVKGPQEYGMRAILTHEFRQEDPTPEIQPFAVITRLDQLLAQLEE comes from the coding sequence ATGACAATTAGAGCGGTGTTGTTAGACCTTGGAGATACCCTGATAAGCGGCAATATAACCAGCGGGGATACCGAAACGATCTGGGAGGAAGTTTATTGTACCCTGATTAATCCCTGTCACGATTCTTCTATACCTTCACTCCCTACCATACGTGCTGCTATCAAAGAGCATGTACATAACCAAATGGCGCAAGTTTGGAAGTATAAAATCGAAAAAGAACAAGATGCGCTGGAAATGTACAATATTGCTTTTGCGGCGACAGGGTTTGAAGTGGATACTTGCTTTATTCACCGGGTACTGGAGTTGGAACATAAACTACTATATAGGCATCTGGTGCGAGTCGGTCCTACCGTTTTTTCCACGCTACAGCTCTTGCGAGAACGGGGCTATTTGCTAGGATTATGCTCTAATTTCTGCAACCTGACCGAAGTGGTATATGAGAGCTTGCGAGAAGTAAAGTTGCTTGAGCAATTCGATCAGACTGCGGTTTCATGTGAAGTAGGCTGGCGCAAACCTTCTCCCCGTATCTATGCTGCCATTTGCGAAAGACTGGCAGTTGCGCCGGAAGAGTGCCTATTTGTGGGTGACAGACTAATTGAGGATGTAAAAGGTCCGCAGGAATATGGCATGCGAGCTATCCTGACGCATGAGTTCAGACAAGAAGACCCTACCCCTGAGATACAGCCCTTTGCAGTGATTACTCGACTGGATCAACTTCTTGCACAGCTTGAGGAATGA
- a CDS encoding acetyl-CoA C-acetyltransferase: MAQNKNDAVIVSGVRTPIGKFGGTLADTPASKLGAIAISEALRRADIKPDQISEVIMGNVLQAGQGMNPARQATLKAGLPVTVPALSINKVCGSGMKAVILAAQAVQLGDADIVVAGGFENMNQAPYLLLKARNGYRMGNGEIIDSMVNDGLWDVFENYHMGITAENVAKEYDISRQEQDEFALRSQQKAAAAIAAGYFKAEIVPVEIKAKKETVQFDTDEGVRGDTTLEGLTKLKPAFQPNGGTVTAGNASSINDGAAALVIMSRARAEELGLKPLATIRGYASAGVEPRVMGIGPVPASKKALEKAGLTASDIELVEANEAFAAQACAVGKGLGLNGDIVNVSGGAIALGHPIGASGARILVTLLYGLQRLGKRTGLATLCIGGGQGIAVVVERE, from the coding sequence ATGGCTCAGAACAAGAACGATGCAGTTATCGTAAGCGGGGTGCGCACCCCAATTGGCAAGTTTGGCGGCACTTTGGCAGATACTCCCGCCAGCAAATTGGGCGCTATTGCGATTTCAGAGGCGTTGCGCCGCGCCGATATCAAGCCAGATCAGATTAGCGAAGTAATAATGGGAAACGTTTTGCAAGCCGGTCAGGGCATGAACCCGGCTCGTCAAGCTACTCTGAAAGCCGGATTGCCCGTAACCGTTCCCGCTTTGAGTATTAATAAAGTCTGCGGTAGCGGCATGAAAGCGGTTATTTTAGCGGCTCAGGCGGTGCAATTGGGCGATGCCGATATAGTAGTAGCGGGTGGTTTTGAGAATATGAACCAAGCCCCTTACCTATTGCTTAAAGCCCGTAACGGCTATCGCATGGGTAATGGTGAAATCATTGACTCAATGGTCAATGACGGTCTGTGGGATGTATTCGAAAATTATCACATGGGTATTACCGCCGAGAATGTAGCCAAAGAATATGACATTTCTCGTCAAGAACAGGATGAATTTGCCTTGCGCAGCCAACAAAAGGCAGCGGCGGCTATCGCGGCAGGTTATTTTAAGGCTGAAATCGTGCCAGTAGAAATCAAGGCTAAAAAAGAAACCGTCCAGTTCGATACTGACGAGGGTGTACGCGGCGATACTACTCTTGAAGGTCTTACCAAGCTGAAACCGGCATTTCAACCGAATGGCGGTACTGTAACGGCGGGTAATGCCAGCAGCATAAATGATGGGGCTGCCGCATTGGTAATAATGAGCCGCGCACGCGCCGAGGAATTGGGTTTGAAGCCACTGGCGACAATTCGCGGTTATGCCAGCGCCGGGGTTGAGCCTCGCGTTATGGGCATCGGACCCGTTCCTGCCAGCAAGAAAGCCCTTGAGAAAGCCGGACTGACCGCTTCGGATATCGAACTGGTAGAAGCCAACGAAGCTTTTGCTGCACAGGCTTGTGCCGTTGGTAAAGGACTAGGCTTGAACGGTGACATCGTGAACGTTAGCGGTGGCGCGATTGCATTGGGTCACCCGATTGGGGCGAGCGGCGCACGTATTTTGGTTACCTTGCTTTACGGCTTACAGCGTTTGGGTAAGCGCACCGGTCTTGCTACTCTCTGCATCGGTGGTGGTCAAGGCATTGCGGTTGTAGTCGAACGCGAGTAA
- a CDS encoding mismatch-specific DNA-glycosylase — protein sequence MTSSRTELSDILEPGIKLLIVGFNPSLVSWDKGHHYANPVNNFYRLLYQSGLTPRLLKPDEDGMLPQYGIGLTNFVLHIPSANESKVPTSVYRAGIEGLDEKVKRYSPKLICFNGMKLYSYYFNKKLPDFGLQQDTVAGKPLFVTPSSSGAANMYFARRQELYHEMKELLDSFEE from the coding sequence ATGACTTCATCAAGAACAGAACTTTCTGACATTCTCGAACCGGGGATAAAGCTGTTAATAGTGGGCTTTAACCCCTCGCTGGTATCGTGGGATAAAGGGCATCACTACGCCAACCCGGTCAACAACTTTTACCGCTTGTTGTATCAGTCGGGGCTGACTCCGCGCCTGCTCAAGCCGGATGAGGATGGCATGTTACCGCAATACGGTATCGGGCTGACCAATTTTGTGCTACATATCCCCTCTGCCAACGAGAGTAAAGTACCAACTTCGGTGTATCGCGCCGGGATTGAAGGGTTGGACGAAAAAGTTAAACGCTATAGCCCCAAACTGATATGCTTTAACGGTATGAAGCTGTATAGCTATTATTTCAATAAGAAATTGCCGGACTTTGGTTTGCAGCAAGATACGGTGGCGGGTAAGCCTCTTTTTGTTACGCCAAGTAGTAGCGGTGCAGCAAATATGTATTTTGCCCGTAGGCAAGAGCTATATCATGAGATGAAAGAACTGCTGGACAGCTTTGAGGAATAA
- the folE2 gene encoding GTP cyclohydrolase FolE2 — MLQINDRVLPDIQSRPDKRNIAINKVGIKDIRFPIAVKERDNGLQHTVGDINMYVSLPKEFKGTHLSRFVAILNQFEGEIEPANIETILATMREKLTAAEAHFEVTFPYFLTKEAPVSRIKSLMEYKCGFSAMQGPDGNTDLITMVEVPVTTLCPCSKEISDYGAHNQRSFVTIKIRSNALVWLEDLISIAEQSGSCEVYSLIKRVDEKYVTERAYENPKFVEDVVRDLTQVLLDDPRIDWFTVESDNDESIHNHNAYAFIEMDKRPQAQ; from the coding sequence ATGCTTCAAATAAATGATCGGGTTCTACCTGACATTCAGAGCAGACCTGATAAAAGAAACATCGCCATCAATAAAGTCGGTATCAAGGATATTCGATTTCCCATTGCTGTGAAAGAGCGCGACAACGGTTTGCAACACACCGTTGGCGACATCAATATGTATGTGTCCCTCCCTAAAGAATTCAAAGGTACACATTTGAGTCGCTTTGTCGCAATTCTTAACCAGTTTGAAGGCGAAATCGAACCAGCCAATATAGAAACAATCCTCGCTACTATGCGTGAAAAGCTGACCGCAGCTGAAGCGCATTTTGAGGTAACTTTTCCTTATTTTCTGACCAAAGAAGCTCCTGTCAGCCGTATCAAAAGCTTGATGGAGTATAAATGCGGATTCTCAGCAATGCAGGGTCCCGATGGTAACACCGACCTTATCACGATGGTAGAAGTTCCGGTTACAACTTTATGTCCTTGCTCGAAAGAGATCAGCGATTATGGCGCACATAACCAGCGAAGTTTTGTGACCATTAAAATTCGCTCTAACGCATTAGTCTGGTTGGAAGACCTGATTAGTATCGCCGAACAGAGTGGTAGTTGCGAGGTTTATTCACTGATTAAGCGCGTGGACGAGAAGTACGTAACCGAGCGAGCCTATGAGAATCCAAAATTCGTTGAAGATGTGGTACGTGATTTAACTCAGGTTTTATTGGATGACCCCCGTATTGACTGGTTCACGGTGGAAAGCGATAACGACGAAAGCATTCACAATCACAATGCCTACGCCTTTATCGAAATGGACAAGCGTCCACAAGCTCAATAA
- a CDS encoding RDD family protein, with product MFCIKCGKENKEGSKVCYYCGALLVNQKPPEQTSTEIDVNQVSSDETISTNCYKCGKENKEGSKVCYYCGALLVKPKPPEVEKVETPPVQYPTATPVIPPTSNNAPGNFPPYYNPTSGGYSPPPSQRSPYPPGYRSPYGMPPSAWRGGMAQPRFPIAPNGVPYVVNENPQAFHSYTKEGKQVYAIFASFSIRVFAAFIDTMIMSIPGFMLSLLVYWVTLPASVLESNSIDPTNPDVVSASNWLILLNGTIYLLYCVFMTARFGQTVGHRLMGLKVMKLDGSKPDLSTALVRNLFGYSWIISQILSAVDIGLVNILGFILTVMVMIGFGSVAWAPRRQGWHDRLAGTIVVHRAELVKDLNF from the coding sequence ATGTTTTGTATTAAATGCGGCAAAGAAAACAAGGAAGGGTCAAAGGTTTGCTACTACTGTGGCGCATTGCTGGTAAACCAAAAACCACCAGAGCAAACTTCGACTGAGATAGATGTGAATCAGGTTTCCAGCGATGAAACTATTTCAACTAATTGTTATAAGTGTGGCAAAGAAAACAAGGAAGGGTCAAAGGTTTGCTACTACTGTGGCGCGTTGCTGGTAAAGCCAAAACCCCCGGAAGTGGAAAAGGTGGAAACCCCGCCCGTTCAATATCCCACCGCAACGCCTGTTATACCGCCCACTTCTAACAATGCGCCCGGTAACTTCCCACCTTACTATAACCCTACATCTGGAGGTTATTCACCACCCCCGTCCCAAAGAAGCCCTTACCCTCCCGGTTATCGTTCTCCCTATGGTATGCCTCCTTCGGCTTGGCGTGGTGGAATGGCGCAACCCCGTTTTCCGATAGCCCCAAACGGTGTACCTTATGTGGTAAACGAAAACCCGCAAGCGTTTCATAGCTATACCAAAGAGGGCAAGCAGGTTTATGCTATTTTCGCCAGCTTTTCCATTCGCGTATTTGCGGCATTTATCGATACAATGATAATGTCGATTCCGGGTTTTATGCTTTCGTTGCTGGTGTACTGGGTAACCTTACCTGCTTCGGTACTAGAGTCAAATTCTATTGACCCAACAAACCCCGATGTAGTAAGCGCTTCAAACTGGTTAATTCTGCTGAACGGTACCATCTACCTGTTATATTGTGTTTTTATGACGGCACGCTTCGGACAAACAGTAGGACACCGCTTGATGGGTTTAAAGGTTATGAAGCTGGACGGTAGCAAACCGGATTTATCTACCGCGCTGGTTAGAAACCTTTTTGGCTATAGCTGGATTATCTCGCAAATATTGAGTGCGGTTGATATTGGGCTGGTAAATATACTGGGTTTTATTCTGACTGTAATGGTAATGATTGGTTTTGGTTCGGTAGCATGGGCACCCCGGCGACAGGGTTGGCATGATCGCTTGGCAGGGACGATAGTGGTACATCGGGCTGAGTTAGTCAAAGATTTAAATTTCTAG
- a CDS encoding RDD family protein has protein sequence MYCNNCGKLNLKEANFCYGCGKALELVTESVQVPPAPVSSVAANTPPPYYSTTPSTYYSDYYNTWQYPPANYNPVNSPNFLYHHPLAYNAAGLTYDISGQPSALYSYVDEQGRLVLLKRANHGKRLLAGILDWVLGSLPGWLVIIAADNNLSYILPFSQGISWWASLISTLCFFGYFLTMTALAGQTLGKMALGIRVVRYDAKKPGWLLAFIRQCLGYPLSIAGFMLGFVSIFVDSRRQSWHDKMARTLVVEERIYIEGRDFSLPPFSQ, from the coding sequence ATGTACTGTAATAATTGTGGAAAACTAAATCTTAAGGAAGCAAATTTCTGTTATGGGTGTGGTAAGGCTCTAGAACTCGTCACCGAATCGGTACAGGTTCCGCCTGCACCTGTTTCATCGGTCGCTGCAAATACGCCACCCCCATATTATTCTACAACGCCCTCAACTTATTACAGCGACTATTACAATACGTGGCAATATCCTCCCGCCAATTATAACCCGGTAAATAGCCCGAACTTTTTATATCATCATCCGCTGGCATATAACGCGGCAGGACTAACTTATGATATAAGCGGGCAACCGAGCGCATTGTACAGCTATGTTGATGAGCAAGGTAGGCTAGTATTATTAAAAAGGGCGAATCATGGGAAACGTTTGCTAGCCGGAATTTTGGATTGGGTGCTTGGCTCTTTACCGGGTTGGCTTGTAATTATTGCTGCCGATAATAACTTGAGTTATATCTTGCCCTTCAGCCAGGGAATTTCTTGGTGGGCTTCGCTAATTTCAACACTTTGCTTTTTCGGCTATTTCTTGACGATGACTGCGCTTGCCGGGCAAACCCTCGGTAAGATGGCGCTAGGCATTCGAGTGGTGCGCTACGATGCGAAAAAGCCCGGTTGGTTACTGGCTTTTATTCGCCAATGTTTGGGTTACCCGCTCAGCATTGCCGGGTTTATGTTGGGCTTTGTATCCATATTTGTGGATTCGCGCCGCCAGAGTTGGCACGATAAAATGGCACGTACCCTAGTGGTGGAAGAGCGTATTTATATTGAGGGTCGCGATTTTAGTCTCCCGCCCTTTTCTCAATAA
- a CDS encoding ThiF family adenylyltransferase: MNINENKNELARYARQTLYPGIGLEGQKKLLQSRVLIVGCGALGTSLANHLARAGVGHLTIIDRDFIELNNLQRQTLFDEEDLKHALPKAAAATAKLRLINSEISIEALVEDFNYDNALELVKGVDVVLDGTDNFETRYLINDACVKLGKAWVYSGVIAAYGITSTIVPGQTPCLRCLFPDPPPPGTTPTCDTAGIIGSIVGVISSIAAGEAIKLLVGKGTLNRGLLSVDLWQNSFEKLPIETPLPDCPCCGKRKFEYLESEGARGSHAASLCGRNAVQISVRPAAQINLEELAMRLQVAGAAEVAQNEYLLRFKLNSYEFTVFPDARAIIKGTDDENMAKTLYSRYIGI, translated from the coding sequence ATGAACATTAATGAAAATAAAAACGAGCTTGCCCGCTATGCTCGTCAAACTTTGTATCCCGGAATCGGTCTGGAAGGACAGAAAAAATTACTACAATCTCGCGTTCTAATTGTAGGTTGTGGCGCGTTGGGTACAAGCCTCGCCAACCACCTTGCCCGTGCCGGAGTGGGTCATTTGACCATCATAGACCGTGATTTTATTGAACTGAATAATTTGCAACGCCAGACCCTTTTTGATGAGGAAGATTTAAAGCACGCTTTACCTAAAGCGGCGGCGGCTACTGCTAAGCTACGCTTGATAAATAGCGAAATTTCGATTGAGGCGTTGGTTGAAGACTTCAATTATGATAATGCGCTTGAACTGGTTAAGGGTGTTGATGTGGTGCTGGACGGCACCGACAATTTTGAGACACGCTATCTGATAAACGATGCCTGTGTAAAGCTGGGCAAAGCGTGGGTTTATAGCGGAGTTATTGCGGCTTACGGCATAACTTCTACTATTGTACCCGGACAGACCCCTTGCTTGCGTTGCCTGTTCCCCGACCCGCCCCCACCGGGCACTACGCCTACCTGCGATACGGCGGGTATTATCGGCAGCATTGTAGGGGTAATTTCTTCTATAGCGGCGGGTGAGGCAATCAAATTGCTGGTGGGTAAAGGAACGCTCAATCGCGGGTTGCTCTCGGTGGATTTGTGGCAGAACAGCTTTGAGAAACTTCCGATAGAAACGCCCCTGCCCGATTGTCCATGTTGCGGCAAGCGTAAATTCGAATATCTTGAATCGGAAGGGGCGCGTGGAAGTCACGCTGCCAGTCTATGCGGGCGAAATGCTGTTCAGATTTCGGTGCGCCCTGCGGCACAAATCAACTTAGAAGAATTAGCGATGCGTTTGCAGGTTGCTGGTGCGGCGGAAGTAGCTCAGAACGAATACCTGTTAAGGTTTAAACTGAACAGCTACGAGTTCACAGTTTTCCCCGATGCGCGCGCGATTATCAAAGGCACTGACGATGAGAATATGGCTAAGACGCTATATTCCCGCTATATCGGCATATAA
- a CDS encoding ADP-ribosylglycohydrolase family protein gives MEIADRVSGCFFGLAIGDAFAARTEFISSVEQIYLKYPPDGPHDLEGSPSRVTDDTQMTLAVARALLNAPRPFSPAGLEMTLRHEFVKWLLDPENNRAPGLTCLDACQNLKKGLIWQQATVAHSKGCGANMRVAPVGWMPAGKFGIDSSSRAAIAQFQAALTHGHPTGLAASDLTAATITYLLEGGKPAELVSWLKEYSHSQRLVYHTDWLGSLWDRSTFSNPQNYIAKGWDDCLGVLSRLEKALLRQDYKTDPCQQTGAGWIAEEALATALLCFLLYPDDAVSAIRRAAITSGDSDSIACLTGAFAGAYLGAKAFPQNWLDRIEYRETILELSEGFTKLFA, from the coding sequence ATGGAGATTGCGGACAGAGTTTCAGGTTGCTTCTTTGGGTTGGCAATTGGGGATGCTTTTGCAGCAAGAACCGAGTTTATTTCAAGTGTCGAACAAATCTATCTGAAATATCCCCCTGATGGTCCACATGACTTGGAAGGCTCACCTTCGCGTGTAACCGATGATACGCAGATGACTCTCGCGGTGGCAAGGGCGCTATTAAATGCTCCGAGACCGTTTTCTCCAGCGGGACTCGAAATGACTTTGCGACACGAATTTGTGAAATGGTTGCTCGATCCCGAAAATAACCGCGCCCCCGGTCTTACATGCTTGGATGCTTGCCAGAATCTTAAAAAGGGGCTGATCTGGCAGCAAGCGACGGTAGCTCATTCAAAAGGTTGTGGGGCGAATATGCGGGTAGCTCCGGTTGGTTGGATGCCTGCTGGCAAGTTTGGGATTGATTCTAGCAGCCGTGCGGCTATTGCTCAGTTTCAGGCGGCTCTAACGCATGGACACCCTACCGGGTTGGCTGCTTCTGACCTCACTGCCGCTACCATAACTTACCTTTTGGAAGGTGGAAAACCTGCTGAATTGGTAAGCTGGCTAAAAGAATATTCTCACTCGCAACGTCTGGTTTATCATACTGACTGGTTGGGTTCACTTTGGGATCGTAGTACATTTAGCAATCCACAGAACTATATTGCGAAGGGCTGGGATGATTGTTTGGGAGTACTTAGCAGGCTTGAAAAGGCGCTCCTGAGACAGGATTATAAGACCGACCCTTGCCAGCAAACAGGCGCAGGCTGGATAGCTGAGGAAGCTCTCGCCACTGCTTTATTATGTTTTCTGCTCTACCCGGATGACGCAGTTTCGGCTATCCGGCGCGCCGCTATTACTTCCGGTGATTCAGACTCAATCGCTTGTCTGACCGGAGCGTTTGCGGGTGCATATTTAGGGGCAAAGGCTTTCCCCCAAAATTGGCTTGATAGAATTGAATATCGCGAAACAATACTTGAATTAAGCGAGGGCTTTACAAAGCTGTTTGCTTAG
- a CDS encoding N-acetylmuramoyl-L-alanine amidase family protein: MYTNKLKSIFLLGLVVVGLLLTACEDESRPTRAPQLSLVAPTFAPLIDTLPAPSPNSTLQTGSSYAPPPTPADIVSGSPLPRYQIFITPPPLATFEASRNYGYSGRISAANLKPENLTLINGVPLIPYIAPPQTRQPIPTLLPNYGINGKPRVGLQIGHLDIDKLPDEWAALRNQTGGSGGGYTEVQINYDIARRTAALLISRGVTVDLLPATVPPAYTADAFVAIHCDAVTNSSPSGFKLAHYWNSAIPKTDDTLVNSIYSQYEAATLMKRDGSITDGMTEYYSFNSAYRYYAISKVTPGAIIELGFLTNPNDSQILVNRADDVARGLANGIIVFLNQRPPFEQREKPIGLAAAIEARLDRTPVFSTADNGTVIAYVSQQQIFTNYTENNSSYGIWLPILEQGGFIKKSDATVVSIPR, encoded by the coding sequence TTGTATACCAATAAACTCAAATCAATTTTCTTGTTGGGACTAGTAGTTGTCGGTTTGCTGCTCACCGCTTGTGAGGATGAAAGTCGCCCTACTCGTGCCCCACAACTCTCTCTTGTCGCTCCGACCTTTGCGCCACTTATTGATACTTTGCCAGCCCCTAGCCCGAATTCGACCCTACAAACCGGTTCTAGCTATGCGCCACCGCCTACTCCGGCAGATATAGTAAGCGGTAGCCCACTACCACGCTATCAAATTTTTATAACGCCTCCGCCCCTTGCCACTTTTGAAGCCTCTCGCAATTACGGTTATAGCGGGCGCATTTCCGCCGCAAATCTGAAGCCTGAGAACCTGACTCTAATCAATGGGGTGCCGCTGATTCCCTACATTGCCCCACCGCAAACCCGTCAACCAATCCCAACGTTATTACCCAATTATGGTATAAATGGAAAACCGCGTGTAGGGTTGCAAATCGGGCATCTGGATATAGACAAACTGCCGGATGAATGGGCGGCGCTGCGTAACCAGACAGGCGGTAGCGGGGGTGGCTATACGGAAGTGCAGATTAACTACGATATAGCCCGCCGCACCGCCGCATTGCTCATCTCAAGAGGCGTGACGGTGGATTTGTTACCCGCTACTGTCCCGCCCGCATATACTGCCGATGCCTTTGTAGCCATTCATTGTGACGCGGTAACTAATAGCAGTCCAAGCGGGTTTAAATTGGCGCACTATTGGAACAGCGCTATCCCCAAAACTGACGATACACTGGTAAATTCGATCTACAGCCAATACGAAGCCGCAACATTAATGAAGCGTGACGGTAGTATTACCGATGGCATGACCGAGTATTATTCCTTCAATTCAGCGTATCGCTATTATGCCATCAGTAAAGTAACGCCCGGTGCAATAATCGAATTAGGCTTTCTTACCAATCCAAACGATTCGCAAATACTGGTTAACCGTGCCGATGATGTGGCGCGAGGGCTTGCCAACGGTATTATCGTATTCCTTAACCAGCGACCACCTTTCGAGCAACGCGAAAAACCTATAGGGTTGGCAGCCGCTATTGAAGCACGCCTTGACCGCACCCCTGTTTTTAGCACAGCCGATAACGGTACCGTGATCGCTTATGTCTCGCAACAACAGATTTTTACCAATTACACGGAAAATAATAGCTCTTATGGAATTTGGTTGCCGATTCTTGAGCAAGGCGGTTTCATTAAAAAGAGCGATGCCACAGTAGTAAGTATCCCGCGCTAA